In Neorhizobium sp. NCHU2750, a single genomic region encodes these proteins:
- a CDS encoding NAD(P)H-quinone oxidoreductase, producing MPMSPRPLPTEMRFVDLPTFGAPEVMTLSRGPLPVARLGEILVRVEAAGVNRPDVAQRQGIYPPPKEASPILGLEIAGEVVALGDGVTGFNIGDKVCGLANGGGYAEYCVLPAGQALFWPKGYDAVKAAALPETFFTVWANLFQMAALTEGESVLIHGGSSGIGTTAIQLARAFGATVYATAGSKEKCDACEKLGARRAINYKTEDFAEVIKAETEGQGVDIVLDMIGAAYFDKNLSVLAKDGCLSIIAFLGGNVAEKANLTPIMVKRLTVTGSTMRPRTADEKRAIRDDLLAEAWPLLEEGKVAPVIHSVMDFEDVVEAHKLMETSSHVGKIVMKLG from the coding sequence ATGCCTATGTCCCCAAGGCCTCTTCCGACAGAGATGCGTTTCGTTGACCTGCCCACCTTCGGCGCCCCCGAAGTGATGACCCTTTCGCGCGGGCCTCTGCCGGTCGCGAGACTCGGTGAAATTCTGGTCAGGGTCGAGGCCGCGGGCGTCAATCGCCCGGATGTCGCCCAGCGTCAGGGCATCTATCCGCCGCCGAAAGAGGCAAGTCCGATCCTCGGGCTGGAAATTGCCGGCGAGGTCGTGGCGCTTGGTGATGGCGTGACAGGCTTCAATATCGGCGACAAGGTCTGCGGGCTGGCCAATGGCGGCGGCTATGCGGAATATTGCGTCCTGCCGGCCGGTCAGGCGCTTTTCTGGCCCAAGGGCTATGATGCGGTGAAGGCTGCCGCATTGCCGGAAACCTTCTTCACCGTCTGGGCCAACCTGTTCCAGATGGCAGCGCTCACCGAAGGCGAGAGCGTCCTCATCCATGGCGGATCGAGCGGTATCGGCACGACGGCGATCCAGCTTGCCCGCGCCTTCGGTGCCACCGTCTATGCGACTGCGGGCTCCAAGGAAAAATGCGACGCCTGCGAAAAGCTCGGTGCCAGGCGCGCCATAAATTACAAAACGGAGGATTTCGCCGAGGTCATCAAGGCCGAGACGGAAGGGCAGGGCGTCGATATCGTGCTCGATATGATCGGTGCCGCCTATTTCGACAAGAACCTGTCGGTGCTCGCCAAGGATGGCTGCCTGTCGATCATCGCCTTCCTCGGTGGCAATGTCGCCGAGAAGGCCAATCTTACGCCGATCATGGTCAAGCGCCTGACGGTGACCGGCTCGACCATGCGCCCGCGCACCGCAGACGAAAAACGCGCCATCCGCGACGATCTGCTGGCCGAGGCCTGGCCGCTGTTGGAAGAGGGTAAGGTCGCCCCGGTCATCCATTCCGTCATGGATTTCGAAGATGTCGTCGAGGCCCATAAACTGATGGAAACCAGCAGCCATGTCGGCAAAATCGTGATGAAACTGGGCTGA
- a CDS encoding DUF1127 domain-containing protein has translation MNVTRTLKNWRNYRRTVAELERMTTRELADLGINPYEIRSFAKTANGL, from the coding sequence ATGAACGTAACCCGCACTCTCAAGAATTGGCGCAACTACCGTCGGACGGTTGCCGAACTGGAGCGTATGACGACACGCGAGCTCGCCGACCTCGGGATCAACCCGTATGAGATCCGCAGTTTCGCCAAGACGGCCAATGGCCTCTGA
- a CDS encoding asparaginase — protein MQNPVTVEVTRGKLVESRHRGLGVVVDGAGKTVFSFGDADAGVFPRSSCKAMQALPLVESGAADAYGFGNAELAFSCASHSGEDRHVEMAKSMLAKAGRDVSALECGAHWSSEQSVLIHQARTIDRPTALHNNCSGKHSGFICACVHSGTPVENYVGYDHPLQREICDVMGSLTGAILGEDNCGTDGCSIPTYAVPLRGLAHGFAKMLTGEGLSASRAKASRRLIDACMAEPFYVAGTGRACTKLMELAPGKIFAKTGAEGVFVAALPDQGLAMAVKCEDGTTRAAEAMIFALIARYFEKGGEIETKLMAMANRQMKNWNGIHVGDVRVTDAMFA, from the coding sequence ATGCAAAATCCCGTTACCGTCGAAGTGACCCGTGGCAAACTCGTCGAAAGCCGGCATCGGGGATTGGGCGTCGTGGTTGATGGTGCCGGCAAGACCGTCTTTTCCTTCGGCGATGCCGATGCCGGCGTGTTCCCGCGCTCCTCCTGCAAGGCGATGCAGGCGCTGCCGCTCGTCGAAAGCGGTGCTGCCGACGCCTATGGCTTCGGGAATGCCGAGCTCGCCTTTTCCTGCGCCTCCCATTCCGGCGAGGATCGCCATGTCGAGATGGCGAAATCCATGCTGGCGAAGGCCGGTCGCGATGTCTCGGCGCTCGAATGCGGTGCCCACTGGTCGTCGGAACAGTCGGTGCTCATCCATCAGGCCCGCACCATCGACAGGCCGACCGCGCTTCACAACAACTGTTCCGGCAAACATTCCGGCTTCATCTGCGCTTGCGTCCATTCCGGCACGCCGGTCGAAAACTATGTCGGCTATGACCATCCGCTGCAGCGCGAGATCTGCGATGTGATGGGCAGCCTCACCGGCGCGATACTGGGCGAGGACAATTGCGGCACCGATGGCTGTTCGATCCCGACCTATGCCGTGCCGCTGCGAGGCCTCGCCCATGGTTTTGCGAAAATGCTGACTGGCGAAGGCCTGTCTGCCTCGCGTGCGAAAGCCTCGCGCCGGCTGATCGATGCCTGCATGGCCGAGCCCTTCTATGTCGCCGGCACCGGCCGCGCCTGCACGAAACTGATGGAGCTCGCGCCCGGCAAGATCTTTGCCAAGACTGGCGCCGAAGGCGTGTTCGTCGCAGCCCTTCCCGACCAGGGGCTCGCCATGGCGGTCAAATGCGAGGATGGTACCACCCGTGCCGCCGAGGCGATGATCTTCGCCCTGATTGCCCGCTATTTCGAAAAGGGCGGCGAGATCGAGACGAAGCTGATGGCCATGGCTAACCGCCAGATGAAGAACTGGAACGGGATCCATGTCGGCGATGTACGCGTCACCGACGCGATGTTCGCCTGA
- a CDS encoding glutathione S-transferase N-terminal domain-containing protein has protein sequence MLTLYITPGTCSRASHIALAESGLPYAVSRISFADGGQRSESYLKINPKGRVPALVTDKGVLTETVALLAYIASLVPEKHLAPLADPFLFAKMQAFNAYLASTVHINHAHGRRGARWADDETSHADMIRKVPQTMRDAFVLIENGFLEGPYVLGETYSVADAYLFVMAGWLESDHVDIAEFPRVHAHYRMMLERPAVQRALAEEKEAA, from the coding sequence ATGCTGACACTCTACATCACTCCCGGCACCTGCTCGCGCGCCAGCCATATCGCGCTGGCCGAATCCGGACTGCCTTACGCCGTCTCGCGCATCAGCTTCGCCGATGGCGGCCAGCGCTCGGAAAGCTACCTGAAGATCAACCCGAAAGGTCGCGTGCCGGCTCTTGTTACCGACAAGGGCGTGCTGACGGAAACGGTGGCACTGCTTGCCTATATCGCCAGCCTCGTGCCGGAAAAGCATCTGGCGCCGCTTGCCGATCCCTTCCTGTTTGCGAAGATGCAGGCCTTCAACGCCTATCTGGCCTCGACCGTCCACATCAACCATGCCCATGGCCGGCGCGGCGCCCGCTGGGCCGATGACGAGACTTCGCATGCCGACATGATCCGCAAGGTGCCGCAGACCATGCGTGATGCCTTCGTGCTGATCGAAAACGGTTTCCTCGAAGGACCCTATGTGCTGGGCGAAACCTATTCGGTGGCCGACGCCTATCTGTTCGTGATGGCCGGCTGGCTCGAAAGCGATCATGTCGATATCGCCGAATTCCCGCGCGTCCATGCCCATTACAGGATGATGCTGGAACGCCCCGCGGTGCAGCGGGCACTGGCCGAGGAGAAGGAGGCGGCCTGA
- a CDS encoding glutathione S-transferase family protein, whose protein sequence is MLKIYGVYRSRATRPLWLVEEIGLPFEHIPIIQAYRLPDTSAPGCPVHTRSDEFLAVNPMGSIPSIDDDGFVLHESLAISIYLARKYGGDLGPKNIEEAAQMVQWALFAATSIETPALKIQSTKGDTPEGIAAIDDAAAALVRPFDVLEKHLVTTHYMVGDRFTAADINVIEILRYARGYHPLFDARPSLKAWYEACTHRPAYQSMWAKRNAEPA, encoded by the coding sequence ATGCTGAAGATCTACGGGGTTTATCGTTCGCGCGCGACACGGCCGCTCTGGCTCGTCGAGGAAATCGGCCTGCCCTTCGAGCATATTCCGATCATCCAAGCCTATCGCCTGCCCGATACTTCGGCTCCCGGCTGCCCGGTGCATACGCGCTCGGACGAGTTCCTGGCGGTCAACCCGATGGGCTCGATCCCGTCCATCGACGACGACGGGTTCGTGCTGCATGAATCGCTCGCCATCTCGATCTATCTCGCCCGCAAATATGGCGGCGATCTCGGCCCGAAGAATATCGAGGAAGCGGCGCAGATGGTGCAGTGGGCGCTGTTTGCGGCAACCAGCATCGAGACGCCGGCATTGAAGATCCAGTCGACCAAGGGCGATACGCCGGAAGGGATCGCTGCGATCGACGATGCGGCTGCGGCCCTCGTGCGTCCGTTCGACGTCCTGGAAAAGCATCTGGTGACGACGCATTACATGGTCGGTGACCGCTTTACCGCCGCCGATATCAACGTCATCGAGATCCTGCGCTATGCGCGCGGCTATCATCCGCTCTTCGATGCCCGCCCGTCGCTGAAGGCCTGGTACGAGGCCTGCACCCACCGCCCGGCCTACCAGTCGATGTGGGCCAAGCGCAACGCCGAACCGGCTTGA
- a CDS encoding ribbon-helix-helix domain-containing protein — translation MRTTQSLSITLPIEMAEMVKAKVASGEYASESEVIREGLRTLLARDAAIEKWLVEEVVPTMKEMEEHPERLLTPEEVDRRLDARMAVLVAERRKS, via the coding sequence ATGCGCACCACGCAGTCGCTCAGCATCACCCTTCCGATCGAAATGGCCGAGATGGTCAAGGCCAAGGTCGCCTCCGGTGAATATGCCTCCGAAAGCGAAGTCATCCGCGAAGGCCTGCGCACCCTGCTCGCCCGCGATGCGGCGATCGAGAAATGGCTGGTGGAGGAGGTCGTGCCGACGATGAAAGAGATGGAGGAACACCCGGAGCGGCTGCTTACGCCGGAAGAGGTCGATAGAAGGCTTGATGCCAGAATGGCCGTACTTGTCGCGGAGCGGCGAAAGTCATGA
- a CDS encoding type II toxin-antitoxin system RelE/ParE family toxin: MSYKVVFSPAASDDLEDLYIYLAIEMGIEPAREYVGKIKAYCLGFSTFPQRGVLRDDIWYGLRLVGYRRRATIAFQVRGDVVRILRIYHRGRDIDPDDYSSGSES; this comes from the coding sequence ATGAGTTACAAGGTCGTCTTCTCGCCTGCTGCAAGTGATGACCTGGAAGATCTTTATATTTACCTCGCGATCGAAATGGGAATTGAGCCCGCCCGAGAATATGTCGGGAAAATCAAAGCCTATTGCCTGGGCTTTTCGACCTTCCCGCAGCGCGGTGTCTTGCGAGACGACATATGGTACGGCCTGCGCCTTGTCGGATATCGGCGACGGGCCACGATTGCCTTTCAGGTCAGAGGCGATGTTGTTCGTATCCTTCGCATCTACCACCGCGGCCGCGATATCGATCCCGATGACTATTCTTCAGGATCCGAATCCTAA
- a CDS encoding TIGR03808 family TAT-translocated repetitive protein, protein MISRRALLASLCGTAVAVAVPRSGNAQSPAISGTGLRGAIDAGTHGVKPGGGSAMQRKLERLIADAARQNLPVFLPPGDYPVSGLMLPDGARLSGIAGASRLVQAGSEPLLEARDVQRTVLAGLVFDGVNRPIAGDTAGLIQFRNVANLAIEDCEVTNSGASGLRLEGCGGRIERCHILRAKDYALYAVQSSSLSVANNIVSACGDGGILIHRWEKGHDGTIVSGNRISSTGASSGGTGQYGNAINLYRADDVTVSGNQVSESAFSAIRANSASNAIITDNHCIASGETAIYAEFSFEGAVISGNLVDGAANGISVVNFNAGGRLATVAGNIVRNLRLSGPYTVDDPIFGVGISAEADTAVSGNVIENAPYAGLALGFGPYLRNVTATGNIIRQAGVGCAVTVVEGSGDVIIANNIFQSATRGGIIGYRWRDAATGDLAKAGAQAFGHLTIENNRVS, encoded by the coding sequence ATGATTTCGAGACGGGCGCTGCTGGCCAGCCTTTGCGGAACGGCGGTAGCCGTGGCAGTTCCACGTTCCGGCAATGCCCAATCGCCCGCGATTTCCGGCACCGGTCTGCGCGGGGCGATCGATGCCGGAACCCACGGCGTGAAGCCCGGCGGCGGCAGCGCCATGCAGCGCAAGCTGGAACGGCTGATCGCCGATGCCGCGCGGCAGAACCTGCCCGTCTTCCTGCCGCCCGGCGACTACCCGGTCTCGGGCCTGATGCTGCCGGACGGCGCAAGGCTGAGCGGTATTGCCGGCGCGTCGCGGCTCGTCCAGGCGGGATCCGAACCGCTGCTTGAGGCCCGCGACGTGCAGCGCACCGTGCTGGCCGGGCTAGTGTTCGACGGTGTCAATCGACCGATTGCCGGAGACACGGCGGGACTTATCCAGTTTCGCAACGTCGCGAACCTTGCGATCGAGGACTGCGAAGTGACGAATTCGGGCGCAAGCGGATTGCGGCTTGAAGGATGCGGCGGGCGGATCGAGCGATGCCATATCCTGCGTGCCAAAGACTATGCGCTCTATGCAGTTCAGAGCAGCAGCCTGTCGGTTGCGAATAACATCGTCTCGGCTTGCGGCGATGGCGGCATCCTCATCCATCGCTGGGAGAAGGGCCATGACGGGACGATCGTGTCCGGCAACCGCATATCCAGCACAGGCGCCTCCTCCGGCGGCACCGGCCAATATGGCAATGCGATCAATCTCTATCGCGCCGACGACGTGACCGTATCGGGCAACCAAGTTTCGGAGAGCGCCTTTTCCGCCATCCGTGCCAACAGTGCCTCCAATGCCATCATTACCGACAACCACTGCATCGCCTCGGGCGAGACGGCGATCTATGCGGAATTTTCCTTCGAAGGCGCGGTGATTTCCGGCAATCTCGTCGACGGCGCGGCAAACGGGATATCGGTCGTCAATTTCAACGCGGGAGGACGGCTGGCGACGGTTGCCGGCAATATCGTCCGCAATCTGCGCCTTTCCGGCCCCTATACGGTGGACGATCCGATCTTCGGTGTCGGCATCAGTGCGGAAGCGGATACGGCAGTGAGCGGCAATGTGATCGAGAATGCGCCCTATGCCGGGCTGGCGCTCGGCTTTGGACCCTATCTGCGCAATGTGACGGCGACCGGCAATATCATCCGCCAGGCGGGCGTCGGCTGCGCGGTGACGGTGGTGGAGGGTTCGGGCGATGTGATCATCGCCAACAACATCTTTCAGTCGGCAACGCGCGGCGGCATTATCGGCTATCGCTGGCGCGATGCGGCGACCGGGGACCTTGCGAAGGCAGGGGCGCAGGCGTTCGGCCATCTGACGATCGAGAACAACCGGGTGAGTTAG
- a CDS encoding diguanylate cyclase, translating into MIGPAMIGTALGTPLQTLEDLTDRLRRVSLENAIAPELTEALKELTGLRLLDQLGDFISIKDRQGRYLFTNQSACRVVGIDDCSVLSGRTDFDFLPRASAEQVSDLERQVVETGSPIEKREERLAFNDGRMLWLSISKTALRNGAGDIVGIVTVARDITERKRQEQLRHGHARLLEMIARGQPLTAVLDALVLLVEAQLSDIRGAVMLLEEGGTHLTGGIAPSLPPAYVALIDGIEIGASRGSCGTAAWRREAVLVEDVQSNPLWEDFRELGTLFGFRSCWSTPIIGAEAHVLGTFALYSSSVRAPTAPELELMNMATDLAGIAIERAESERRIRHLAHHDPLTGLPNRTLFWSQFNRSLHEARRENRKVTVAYIDLDNFKSINDTLGHAAGDHVLKVLADRMARCIRASDLIVRLGGDEFAIVFSNPDGDRSGVLRRLDKLRGVIAEPVWAEGTSVEATCSMGVAFYPEDGELAEDLLASADHAMYESKELGRDRLTVCA; encoded by the coding sequence ATGATAGGTCCTGCAATGATTGGCACGGCGCTGGGGACGCCGCTGCAGACGCTTGAAGATTTGACGGATCGATTGCGACGCGTCTCGCTGGAAAACGCCATCGCGCCCGAACTGACCGAGGCGCTGAAGGAACTGACCGGTCTGAGGCTTCTCGACCAGTTGGGCGATTTCATTTCGATCAAGGATCGGCAGGGCCGTTACCTTTTTACCAATCAGTCCGCTTGTCGCGTCGTCGGCATCGATGACTGTTCGGTTCTTTCCGGCAGGACCGATTTCGATTTTCTACCGCGTGCCAGCGCCGAGCAGGTCTCGGATCTGGAGCGGCAGGTGGTCGAAACCGGCTCTCCCATCGAGAAGAGGGAGGAGCGGCTGGCCTTCAACGATGGCCGGATGCTCTGGCTTTCCATCTCCAAGACCGCGTTGCGGAATGGCGCCGGGGATATTGTCGGCATCGTCACCGTCGCGCGCGACATTACCGAGCGCAAGCGGCAGGAACAGTTGCGCCATGGCCATGCCCGCTTGTTGGAAATGATCGCCCGCGGCCAGCCCCTGACGGCGGTCCTCGATGCGCTTGTGCTTCTTGTCGAGGCGCAACTGAGCGACATCAGGGGTGCAGTCATGCTGCTGGAAGAGGGCGGAACGCACCTGACGGGCGGCATTGCCCCAAGTCTGCCCCCCGCCTATGTCGCATTGATTGATGGTATCGAGATCGGAGCCTCGCGAGGCTCCTGTGGCACGGCGGCATGGCGCCGCGAGGCTGTTCTTGTCGAGGATGTCCAGAGCAACCCGCTCTGGGAGGATTTTCGCGAACTCGGCACGCTGTTCGGCTTCCGCTCCTGCTGGTCCACGCCGATCATCGGTGCCGAAGCGCATGTGCTTGGCACATTCGCGCTCTATTCGTCGTCGGTCCGTGCGCCGACGGCGCCGGAACTGGAACTGATGAACATGGCGACCGACCTTGCCGGCATCGCCATCGAGCGCGCCGAGAGCGAGCGCCGCATCCGCCATCTGGCGCATCATGATCCGCTGACGGGCCTGCCCAACCGGACGCTGTTCTGGAGCCAGTTCAATCGCAGCCTGCACGAGGCCAGACGGGAAAACCGCAAGGTCACCGTGGCCTATATCGACCTCGATAATTTCAAGTCGATCAACGATACGCTCGGTCACGCAGCCGGCGATCACGTTCTCAAGGTGCTGGCCGACCGCATGGCGCGCTGCATCCGCGCCAGCGATCTCATCGTCCGGCTGGGCGGTGACGAATTCGCCATCGTCTTCTCTAATCCCGATGGTGACAGGAGCGGCGTGCTGCGCCGGCTGGACAAGCTGCGTGGCGTGATTGCCGAGCCCGTCTGGGCAGAGGGAACGAGCGTCGAGGCGACCTGCAGCATGGGCGTCGCCTTCTATCCGGAGGACGGCGAGCTTGCCGAGGATCTGCTCGCCAGCGCCGATCACGCCATGTACGAATCGAAGGAACTGGGGCGCGATCGGCTGACCGTCTGCGCCTGA
- a CDS encoding MarR family winged helix-turn-helix transcriptional regulator: MTQTISETRSAKAAADIDHISEVMGRMRLMIGRRVISRTLVDSLAPSLEISHLDALRAMSRIDGEVTVGAIADVMRLDPSRGSRIVAELVAQGILRRAASQADGRRSIVVRTELGDELMGKFEETKRRLLAEMLDGWGEDDLAAFAVLFDKFVSKFEETYPSEKSQGAAAMRSLATAS, translated from the coding sequence ATGACACAGACGATTTCCGAGACCCGTTCCGCCAAAGCTGCCGCTGATATAGACCATATCAGCGAGGTCATGGGACGAATGCGCCTGATGATCGGCCGGCGGGTCATCAGCCGCACGCTGGTCGACAGTCTCGCACCGAGCCTGGAGATTTCGCATCTCGATGCCTTGAGGGCGATGAGCCGGATCGACGGCGAGGTGACGGTGGGAGCGATCGCCGACGTGATGCGGCTCGACCCTTCGCGCGGCAGCCGGATCGTGGCCGAACTGGTGGCACAAGGGATATTGCGACGCGCCGCCTCGCAAGCCGATGGGCGCCGCTCGATCGTCGTGCGCACCGAACTCGGCGACGAGCTGATGGGTAAGTTCGAGGAGACCAAGAGGCGCCTTCTGGCCGAAATGCTGGACGGCTGGGGCGAGGACGACCTTGCCGCCTTCGCCGTGCTGTTCGACAAGTTCGTCAGCAAGTTCGAGGAGACCTATCCCAGCGAAAAGTCGCAAGGGGCTGCCGCTATGCGCAGCCTCGCCACGGCATCGTAG
- a CDS encoding MDR family MFS transporter, whose product MTPPTPPVVPLVSDPRQRLIVFCFLMAALFMATLDNQIVATALPTIVGEFGQMERFGWVSSAFLLATSSVMPIYGKLGDLFGRKYVMLAAIIIFTLGSLACGFAWSMDSLIAARVLQGLGGGGIMVSIFSINADLFEPRERAKYQSYSSLMIMASGSLGPVLGGTLSDLFGWRSIFLINLPLGVIVVGGLIAMLPYRRPTRRPKIDYVGAVVLATTITCLVAFADSRQIFGSLVATASLALLAGGIVCASIWVFVESRVPEPIVPLKLFRDSTFPLYLIVSLCSGAVGIGLVNYYALFLQTTTGLSPSVAGLFFIALTGGIVTGSISAGRLISITGRYKPFTVMGLAMSCVMLFCFSRVGHDVSLYVVATIMFLQGLSVGFGQQAPIIGVQNSVPRGDIGAATGAVTLMRMGGASIAISLYGAIIGTAVKASHVSIPGLADIETLTPKILAGLPEASRQTVAVVYHDAFSPLFVTAAAITVIGLIAGLCLKPVRLPVAETAPATKPEKAAA is encoded by the coding sequence ATGACCCCTCCCACGCCTCCCGTCGTACCGCTGGTTTCCGATCCCCGCCAGCGGCTCATCGTCTTCTGCTTCCTGATGGCGGCCTTGTTCATGGCGACGCTCGACAACCAGATCGTCGCGACCGCGCTTCCGACCATTGTCGGCGAATTCGGCCAGATGGAGCGTTTCGGCTGGGTCAGTTCCGCCTTCCTCTTGGCGACGAGCTCCGTCATGCCGATCTACGGCAAGCTCGGTGATCTCTTCGGCCGCAAATATGTCATGCTGGCGGCGATCATCATCTTCACGCTCGGCTCGCTGGCCTGCGGCTTTGCCTGGTCGATGGACAGCCTGATTGCCGCGCGTGTCCTCCAGGGGCTGGGCGGCGGCGGCATCATGGTGTCGATCTTCTCCATCAATGCCGATCTCTTCGAGCCGCGCGAACGCGCCAAGTACCAGAGCTACTCCAGCCTGATGATCATGGCTTCGGGCAGCCTCGGGCCGGTGCTCGGCGGCACGCTCAGCGATCTGTTCGGCTGGCGCTCGATCTTCCTCATCAACCTGCCGCTCGGCGTCATCGTCGTCGGTGGCCTGATCGCCATGCTGCCCTATCGCCGCCCGACCCGCCGCCCGAAGATCGATTATGTCGGCGCCGTCGTGCTGGCCACGACGATCACCTGCCTCGTCGCCTTTGCCGACAGCCGCCAGATCTTCGGTTCGCTCGTAGCGACGGCCTCACTCGCGCTTCTGGCAGGCGGCATCGTCTGCGCCTCGATCTGGGTCTTCGTCGAAAGCCGCGTGCCCGAACCCATCGTGCCGCTCAAGCTGTTCCGCGATTCGACCTTCCCGCTCTACCTCATCGTCTCGCTCTGCTCCGGCGCCGTCGGCATTGGCCTCGTCAACTATTATGCGCTCTTCCTGCAGACCACGACCGGCCTGTCGCCCTCGGTCGCCGGCCTGTTCTTCATCGCGCTGACCGGCGGCATCGTCACCGGCTCGATCTCGGCCGGCCGCCTGATCTCGATCACCGGCCGCTACAAGCCCTTCACCGTCATGGGGCTGGCGATGAGCTGCGTCATGCTCTTCTGCTTCTCGCGGGTCGGTCACGACGTTTCGCTCTATGTCGTGGCGACGATCATGTTCCTGCAGGGGCTCTCGGTCGGCTTCGGCCAGCAGGCGCCGATCATCGGCGTGCAGAATTCCGTGCCGCGCGGCGATATCGGTGCCGCAACCGGCGCCGTGACGCTGATGCGCATGGGCGGCGCCTCGATCGCGATTTCGCTCTACGGCGCCATCATCGGCACCGCGGTCAAGGCATCGCATGTCTCGATCCCCGGCCTTGCCGATATCGAGACGCTGACGCCGAAAATCCTGGCAGGCCTGCCGGAAGCGTCCCGGCAGACCGTTGCCGTGGTCTATCACGATGCGTTCTCGCCGCTCTTCGTGACGGCTGCGGCAATCACCGTCATAGGCCTCATCGCCGGCCTCTGCCTGAAGCCGGTCCGGCTTCCGGTGGCAGAAACAGCGCCCGCTACAAAGCCGGAAAAGGCCGCCGCCTGA
- a CDS encoding ligase-associated DNA damage response exonuclease, which yields MKPEALLHPTPAGLYCPIGNFHVDPVRPVGRALITHGHSDHARSGHGSVLATRQTLDIMAIRYGEDFAGARQAAGWGEEIIIDGVKVMFRPAGHVLGSAQILIEKDGMRIVVSGDYKRGIDPTCDPFEPVACDVFITEATFGLPVFHHPDPKTEIEKLFTSLKQFPERSHLVGAYALGKAQRVIRLIRDNGYSEPIYIHGALSRLCDYYQEEGIALGDIRPATIEKSRPAEFAGAVVVGPPSAFQDRWARRFNEPLIAFASGWMMVRQRAKQGGVELPLVVSDHCDWPELLATIEEIAPQEVWVTHGREEALVRWCELKGIPARPLHLVGYEDEGD from the coding sequence ATGAAACCCGAAGCCCTGCTTCATCCGACCCCCGCCGGGCTTTATTGCCCCATCGGTAATTTCCACGTCGATCCCGTGCGCCCCGTCGGGCGGGCGCTGATCACCCATGGCCATTCCGACCATGCGCGCTCCGGCCATGGCAGCGTGCTGGCCACCCGCCAGACGCTCGACATCATGGCGATCCGCTACGGCGAGGATTTCGCCGGCGCGCGGCAGGCGGCCGGATGGGGCGAGGAGATCATTATCGATGGCGTCAAGGTCATGTTCAGGCCTGCCGGCCATGTGCTCGGCTCCGCCCAGATCCTCATCGAGAAGGACGGAATGCGCATCGTCGTCTCCGGCGATTACAAGCGCGGCATCGATCCGACCTGCGATCCCTTCGAGCCGGTCGCCTGCGATGTCTTCATCACCGAGGCGACCTTCGGCCTGCCGGTCTTCCACCACCCCGACCCGAAGACCGAGATCGAAAAGCTGTTCACCTCGCTGAAACAGTTTCCCGAGCGTAGTCATCTCGTCGGCGCCTATGCGCTGGGAAAGGCGCAGCGCGTCATCAGGCTGATCCGCGACAATGGCTATTCGGAACCGATCTATATCCATGGCGCGCTCTCAAGGCTCTGCGATTATTATCAGGAAGAGGGCATCGCGCTCGGCGACATAAGGCCGGCGACGATCGAGAAAAGCAGGCCTGCGGAATTTGCCGGTGCCGTCGTCGTCGGCCCGCCCTCGGCCTTCCAGGATCGTTGGGCCCGGCGTTTCAACGAGCCGCTGATCGCCTTCGCCTCCGGCTGGATGATGGTCCGCCAGCGGGCCAAACAGGGCGGTGTCGAACTGCCGCTCGTCGTCTCCGACCATTGCGACTGGCCCGAACTTCTCGCCACCATCGAGGAAATCGCCCCGCAGGAGGTCTGGGTCACCCACGGTCGGGAGGAGGCGCTGGTACGCTGGTGCGAACTGAAAGGCATCCCCGCCCGCCCGCTGCATCTCGTCGGCTATGAGGATGAGGGGGATTGA